TGATTCACTCGCTAGGCCAATAAAAACTGTCCCAGCTGGATGGCCTTCCAGCGAATCTGGTCCTGCCACGCCTGTCAGACTGACAGCCAAGTCACTCCGAGTCAGCTTTCTAGCCTGCTCTGCCATTTTCCCAGCCGTAAAAGCAGAAACAACGCCGTGCTGCTCCAGCTCTTCCAATGGAATATCCAGCATCCGGCTCTTTTCCTCCATGCTGTAGGTGACAAAGCCACCTGAAAAAATGGAAGAAGCTCCAGCAAAATCAGCCAAGGTGGCCTGAAAGAGTCCTGCTGTCAGACTCTCCGCCGCCGAAATCGTCTTTCCTTGACTCTTGAGCAAGTCAAAGGCCACTTGAGCAAGCGAATTGTCGTCTCCATAACCGTAGAAAATCTCAGACAAAGGCTGTCCCTCAAAAGTCTGATGCGCCAAAATAGACTTTTCCACAGCCTCAAACTTGGCATCAGCTTCTGCCTGACTCAAAGCCTTGGTGGACAATCGCAAGGTCACTTCGCCCGTCTTTGCATAAGGTGCAATGGTCGGATCGCTTTGTTGCTCAATCATCTCGGCCAAAATAGTTACCAGCTGACTCTCGCCAATACCGAAGAAGCGGAGCACCCGTGAATACAATTTCTGTCCTGTGGATAGGAGGGGAACCAGCTCGTTATTGACCATAGGTTTGAGCTCGCTAGGTGGGCCAGGCAGGACCACATAGGTCACTCCGTCGGCTTCTAATAAACCGCCAACAGCTAAGCCAGTCGCATTTGGTAGCGGAGTCGAGCCTGTCACCAGCTGGGCCTGACGTTCATTGTTGGGCGTTCGGGCATAGTCCGGTCGGCTAGCAAAAAAACGATCTAACTTTTCCACAGCCGCTGGATCGAAGCTCAAATCTCGACCGACAAATTTAGCCAAGGTCTGCTTGGTCAAATCATCCTCTGTTGGTCCCAATCCCCCTGTCAGGATAATTAAATCACTGCGCTCTTTGGCAATTTCTAGGACAGAGAGAAGACGATTTTCATTGTCCCCCACTGCCGTCTGAAAATAGACATCAACTCCTAGACTAGCTAGCTTTTCAGATAAAAACTGGGCATTGGTATTGACAATCTGACCTGTCAGAATCTCTGTGCCCACAGCAATAATTTCTGCTTTCATAGAACCTCCTACCTTACTATTCGGAATTGGCTTTATTTTATCACAAAAAAGAGTAAAAAAGTTGATTTTCATGTCTGGAAATAAAAAGAGCTGTCAACTTTATTGACAAAGTTGTCAACATCCTGTGGATAACTTTTGAAATTCTGTTTGTTATGGAGAATAACTGCCTTGTTAGGCAGATGCTATTGGCAAAGGAGACTTTTCTTTTTATAATAAAAATGAAAAGGATGGAAAGAAAAATTATTTAT
This genomic window from Streptococcus cristatus AS 1.3089 contains:
- a CDS encoding competence/damage-inducible protein A; this encodes MKAEIIAVGTEILTGQIVNTNAQFLSEKLASLGVDVYFQTAVGDNENRLLSVLEIAKERSDLIILTGGLGPTEDDLTKQTLAKFVGRDLSFDPAAVEKLDRFFASRPDYARTPNNERQAQLVTGSTPLPNATGLAVGGLLEADGVTYVVLPGPPSELKPMVNNELVPLLSTGQKLYSRVLRFFGIGESQLVTILAEMIEQQSDPTIAPYAKTGEVTLRLSTKALSQAEADAKFEAVEKSILAHQTFEGQPLSEIFYGYGDDNSLAQVAFDLLKSQGKTISAAESLTAGLFQATLADFAGASSIFSGGFVTYSMEEKSRMLDIPLEELEQHGVVSAFTAGKMAEQARKLTRSDLAVSLTGVAGPDSLEGHPAGTVFIGLASESGTEMIEVNIAGRSRRDVRKIAVMHAFNLVRKTLLKN